One part of the Solanum dulcamara chromosome 3, daSolDulc1.2, whole genome shotgun sequence genome encodes these proteins:
- the LOC129883525 gene encoding uncharacterized protein LOC129883525: MNSKSPTLESVHIVNVFPKVFPDDLIGVPLKREIDFGIDLLLDTQSITIHPYRIAPMVFKQYLSIFVIVSIDDILIYSQSEDEHDDYLRIFLQVVKDRQLFAKFSNYEF; encoded by the exons ATGAATTCTAAATCCCCTACGCTTGAGTCAGTTCATATTGTGAATGTGTTTCCGAAAGTGTTTCCTGATGATCTTATCGGTGTTCCTCTTAAAAGGGAAATCGACTTTGGAATTGACCTTCTTCTAGATACCCAGTCTATCACTATTCATCCTTATAGAATAGCTCCAAT ggtgttcaagcaatatttgagTATATTCGTCATTGTGtctattgatgatatcttgatctattctcagagtgaggatgagcatgatGATTATTTGAGGATTTTTTTGCAAGTTGTCAAGGATCGTCagttgtttgctaagtttagcaattATGAGTTTTGA